The genomic region GTTTACATAATTACAGTCACCTGGGATAGCATATAGCTGTGCCCATGTCCTGGTTCTGATCCACAGATCATTAGGCCTTGCTCAGGCTTTGCCTTTAGGCAGCAAGTGAAAGTTGGGAAAATACTGTTTATAAACTAGTTTTAAATAATGGAGTTTGTAGTTCTGGGGCAAGTTCCATTAATAAAGTGTATCTGGAAGCATATTGTTTATGGGGTAAGGCTCAAAGGTCCTGTTAGGATTGGGATCCTATTGTGGTAGGTACTGCATTAACACAGAGGAAGATGGTCCTTGTCCCAAAAAACttaacctccccccctcccctcttgtTTTTGGGGTAGGGGGCGGTAAATgtgctgtttaaaataaaaagaaattgaaaaCTGTGATTAAAAATTTGACCAAGCTAAATTTAAGGCTATGATTGATTCCTACTGAtttcctttccctctctttgTAAAGATTTTGTAGTTAAGATCTGTGCAAAAGAGAAGGTCTTAAACTTTATTCAATAGTATTGCACTTTTTCTGTTCAGTCAGAGCACGAGTCTTTTAAGTATACAAAAGTGTCTTCTTGTTTCAGTAGTCTTCCAAGATTCAAGGTGTGCGGTACATTTTCTGCATGTGATCGCTGAAGTTCAATTGCTTAGctgaaacattaatttttttgtaCATTCCACTAAATATTGAACCATCTGAAGTAACAGTTCTGATTTAAACTCATTCTTGGTTTTTGTATTGACACTTATTTGGGTCTCAGGCTGACTTTCCTTTAAAATCTTGATTTAACAGATTATTTTGCAATTTTTGGTGCAAACCTTGAGTTAATCTTGTGTTgttaatgtttaatattttatttgaataaaaGTCTAGAACTTAAACATGCTTTAATTTTCAAGATGTCTTTAGGAGTGTGTAAACAATGTAGTAGATGGTGTCTGTAGGTAAATACGTGGTATCATAAACAGTAGTCTGACATAGCCGTTGCCTTTTCTCATCTGCAGGTGTGTGTTGTTTCAGCGCAGCATGGCTGTGGTCATCCGCTTGCAAGGTCTCCCGATTGTGGCGGGGACCATGGACATTCGCCACTTCTTCTCTGGATTGACCATTCCTGATGGGGGCGTGCATATTGTAGGGGGTGAACTGGGTGAGGCTTTCATCGTTTTTGCCACTGATGAAGATGCAAGGCTTGGTATGATGCGCACAGGTGGTACCATTAAAGGGTCAAAAGTAACGCTGTTGCTGAGCAGTAAAActgaaatgcaaaacatgatAGAACTTAGTCGTAGGCGTTTTGAAACTGCCAATTTAGACATGCCACCAGCTAATGCTAGCAGGTCTGGACCACCGCCTAGTTCTGGAATGAGTGGTAGGGTAAACTTACCTACTACAGTACCTAATTTTAACAATCCTTCTCCTAGTGTAGTAACTGCAGCTACTTCTGTGCATGAAAGCAACAAAAACATACCCACATTCTCAACTGCCAGTATGGGAACTGCACCACCAAATCTTGGAGCTACCTTTGGTAGCCCAACGTTTAGCTCAACTATACCTAGCACAGCATCCCCTATGAACACAGTACCACCTCCACCAATTCCTCCTATCCCATCTATGCCATCTATGCCACCAATGCCTTCTATTCCCCCCATACCTGTCCCGCCTCCTGTACCTACGCTGCCCCCTGTTCCCCCTGTACCACCAATACCCCCTGTTCCTCCTGTACCACCAATGACACCTATGCCTCCCATGTCAGGAATGCCTCCTATGAATCCTCCACCCATAGCACCTTTACCTACTGGAATGAATGGGTCTGGAACAGCAATGAGTATGAACAGTGGCTTGAATCCATTGTTTATGGGTCCTATGAATCCTGTAAATCCTATTCAGATGAATTCTCAAAGTGGTATGAAACCTCATTCTATCAATCCAGATGACTTGTATGTCAGTGTTCATGGAATGCCCTTTTCTGCAACAGAATCTGATGTGAAAGACTTTTTCCATGGGCTCCGTGTGGATGCAGTACATATGCTGAAGGATCACGTAGGCCGAAATAATGGAAATGGACTAGTTAAGTTTTTCTCTCCTCAAGATACTTTTGAAGCACTGAAGCGAAACAGAATGCTGATGATTCAGCGCTATGTTGAAGTTAGTCCTGCAACAGAGAGACAGTGGGTGTCTGCTGGAGGTCATATAACTTTCAAGCAAACCATGGGTCCTACTGGACAAACCCATCCTCCTCCGCAGACGCTTTCTAGGTCCAAATCTCCTAGTGGACAGAAAAGGTCACGGTCAAGATCTCCTCATGAGCAGGGTTTCTGTGTTTATTTGAAAGGTCTTCCCTTTGAATCAGAGAACAAACATGTGatagatttctttaaaaagttagATATTGTTGAAGACAGTATTTATATAGCTTATGGACCCAATGGGAAAGCAATTGGTGAAGGCTTTGTTGAGTTCAGGAATGAAGCTGACTACAAGGCAGCTTTGTGTCATCATAAACAGTACATAGGGAACCGTTTTATTCAAGTTCATCCCATAACCAAAAAGGGTATGTTAGAAAAGATAGACATGATTCGGAAAAGATTGCAGAACTTCAGCTATGACCAGAGAGAGGTCATGATGAATACTGAGGGAGAAACAGGCCCACCAAAGTTGTGTGCACATATATCAAATATTCCATACAATATTACAAAAATGGAAATCCTTCAGTTTCTAGAGGGACTGTCAGTGGAAGAAAACTCTGTACAAATTCTTGTTGATAACAATGGGCAAGGTTTAGGACAAGCACTGGTTCAGTTCAAAACAGAAGATGATGCTCGTAAGTCAGAGCGCCTACACCGTAAAAAGCTGAATGGAAGAGATGTTATTTTACGTATTATCACCTTAGAAGAAATGAGAGAAATTGAGAGAAATCCACCATCCCAAGGGAAGAAGTTGCTGAAAATGCCAATGCAAGGGAATGCAGCAATGCCAGGAGTGCAAAATGCTGGTGGTGATGAGCATTCCTTTATGGGTGGTAACTCAAAAGATGCAAATAATGGCCCTCCGTTTAATTTTCCCAGTAATTTTAGTGGGTCTAACACATTTGGTCCCCCTCTTCCACCACCAGGAATGGGTGGCTTTGGTGATTCTAGACCAGGAATGCCTTCAGTTGGAAGTAGTGGTTTACCTGGTGCCGGTATTGATGTCCCAGTTTTTGGGAGTGGTCCTAGTAATCTGAGTGGACCATCAAGTTTTGGAGGGGGACCTCAAAACTTTGGGAATGGGCCTGGTAATTTAGGTGGGCCTCCTAGCTTTGGTAGTGGCCCTCCTGGTATTGCAGGTGGTCTTGGACATTTAAGTGGACCTCCAGGGTTTGGACCTGGACCAGGAAACTTACATATTAGTGGACCCCCTGGTTTTGGAACAGGTTCTGGAAAGCCAGGGCCAACTGTCATTAAAGTGCAAAACATGCCTTTTACGGTATCAGTGGatgaaattttggattttttttatggtTACCAAGTGATCCCAGGTTCTGTGTGTTTAAAGTACAATGAAAAAGGTATGCCCACAGGAGAAGCAATGGTTGCATTTGAGTCTCGTGATGAAGCAATGGCAGCTGTTGTTGATCTCAATGACAGACCTATAGGTTCAAGAAAAGTCAAACTTGTTTTAGGGTAGCTGTTCATATAAAATGTTTGTAGAATAGATATTCATAGTGCTGTGATTAATTCATCCAGATTGTTTTTATAGTATTTCCAGGGTAGAACCTGTGGATTGTTTAAATTGCAAACAAATTTGTTTTGATAAGGCAGAGCACTGGTTTAACCATTTACAGAAGAATTACTGCAAGGATAAGTGTGCAGTGAATTTCCCAGTACGGCTGTGTGGAGAAGAGAGACAGATTCTTATTCACCAATAGAAAAAGTTTGCTAAAGCTGAATTGGCCACATAATGCTTATCAAGGAATCTAGATTGGTTTTATGTAGTTTTGGATAAGGGAAGTAGTTATGTATTAAGATGAAGTCAGTGAGTGGGTGCTATTGCAAGCCACTGTAAAACAAGATAGCTATTCCTAGATTTGGTTAAAAGCTGGCTGAATTTGCTTTGTTACAGGTCAAAGCTTTGTTTAAAATCCTGAATTTACTTTGCAACTGAATGAATTCTCAGTGTACACAGATTAACTGTTTTGTGTATGTACCTTTATTGTTTTTCAAAGGTTCTTGCTGTATGTGAACAGTC from Natator depressus isolate rNatDep1 chromosome 13, rNatDep2.hap1, whole genome shotgun sequence harbors:
- the RBM12 gene encoding RNA-binding protein 12, which codes for MAVVIRLQGLPIVAGTMDIRHFFSGLTIPDGGVHIVGGELGEAFIVFATDEDARLGMMRTGGTIKGSKVTLLLSSKTEMQNMIELSRRRFETANLDMPPANASRSGPPPSSGMSGRVNLPTTVPNFNNPSPSVVTAATSVHESNKNIPTFSTASMGTAPPNLGATFGSPTFSSTIPSTASPMNTVPPPPIPPIPSMPSMPPMPSIPPIPVPPPVPTLPPVPPVPPIPPVPPVPPMTPMPPMSGMPPMNPPPIAPLPTGMNGSGTAMSMNSGLNPLFMGPMNPVNPIQMNSQSGMKPHSINPDDLYVSVHGMPFSATESDVKDFFHGLRVDAVHMLKDHVGRNNGNGLVKFFSPQDTFEALKRNRMLMIQRYVEVSPATERQWVSAGGHITFKQTMGPTGQTHPPPQTLSRSKSPSGQKRSRSRSPHEQGFCVYLKGLPFESENKHVIDFFKKLDIVEDSIYIAYGPNGKAIGEGFVEFRNEADYKAALCHHKQYIGNRFIQVHPITKKGMLEKIDMIRKRLQNFSYDQREVMMNTEGETGPPKLCAHISNIPYNITKMEILQFLEGLSVEENSVQILVDNNGQGLGQALVQFKTEDDARKSERLHRKKLNGRDVILRIITLEEMREIERNPPSQGKKLLKMPMQGNAAMPGVQNAGGDEHSFMGGNSKDANNGPPFNFPSNFSGSNTFGPPLPPPGMGGFGDSRPGMPSVGSSGLPGAGIDVPVFGSGPSNLSGPSSFGGGPQNFGNGPGNLGGPPSFGSGPPGIAGGLGHLSGPPGFGPGPGNLHISGPPGFGTGSGKPGPTVIKVQNMPFTVSVDEILDFFYGYQVIPGSVCLKYNEKGMPTGEAMVAFESRDEAMAAVVDLNDRPIGSRKVKLVLG